The sequence below is a genomic window from Macrotis lagotis isolate mMagLag1 chromosome 7, bilby.v1.9.chrom.fasta, whole genome shotgun sequence.
tatcattttaagcAATTATTGAAACTATTGACCTAAGGTAGCACTGGTGAAATGACTAGAAAGCTGCCCCAGAATCCATGGAGATGTGAATTGAAGTCTAGACTCTGATAcctattgactgtgtgaccctgggaaagaccCTTTCAGTGGTCTGCTCAACTCTAACTCAAGGGTGCTAACCGCATTAGTAGAAGAAGCATTTTTCAATCAGAAGTTCCCTAACAGCAAAGTCAATTGGGATAAAAAATGGGTTAAAAATGGGAGACATTACTTAAGAATCCCCATGAGTTGCCCTTTggcttaattttaaaatgtaatgccatcttaataaatacttattgagttGAGAACTTTAAGAGTTAAGAGAGTGACTTGACCAACATCCCACCGGTCATAAGTACTAGAACCTTTAGATCCTCTGTTCTTTCCACATTGGTCTATGTGAGGACAAACAAGGGCTTTGGGATCCCAGGTCACCACTCTTGCTGTGAATCTAATTTATCATCAGATGGTTCATTTATCTCCTAGAAAATTGGTGAACAATCTATTCAACAGTAAGAAATAAATCACTGGATTATTTCACAATGGTGATATTAatggtttattattttaaaaaaacccaaatattccTCTCACTTACAGATGATCCCTCTGATCTGATAAGGAAGCATTCATTTAATGTGAAACATTTGCTCCTTCTAATCTTTGTTTTGGTGAAATCTGACAGAATAGTTTAATATTCTAAGGGTCATTATTTCTTGTGAGTGTATCATAATTCACATCTTTCTCGATGGCTTAAAGTAAAAATGTATAGGGACTGTATGATCATAAGTTTAGgactaaaagggaccttagaagtcatctagattaattccttcattttacagatgaggaattagagatctaggagagataaagTGAGTTGTTATATGAATACTAAGAGGTAAGTCCAACATTCCAACTAGGAACTCCAGTGCTATCATACTTCCCACTGTATCACACAGACCCTATctatttggtttaaaaaatggGTAAGAGTTTTCTTATAGCTCCATTTTAATTAGCTGAATTAATTAAATCATTGCTTGGTGTGAAAATATTTATGGAGGAAATATTAATATCTTCAGGGAAAGATATGAAGCCTCAACCAATGAACAATATCAAGTATGAGAAATTGAAATACTGGTTACTTCCTTTCATAGTCTGGCCCCCTAATTAGCCACTGAGTGTCACAgaacaatgttttttttaaaatcatttagccttcctttccttcctcttattcattatttcattttgaatattctttaaacattttttgagttctaaatcccCTCCCTCCCATCCACACCTTCTCTACTCATTGATAAGGTAAGCAGTATGATATCAATTAGAatagaggttttcttttttcttatatcttttttcttttaataattcttGAAAATTTATAGAATAGAGGTTTTCTTAACCTTTGCATCACAGTTGACTTTGGCAGTCTGTGAAACTATATaaacctataaaaataaaataaataggaaacaaaaggcaaatgaaaatgCAGATACATTTCCTGCCACCCAAGTTCACAGACGTCCCCTCTACCCTTTGAAATCTATCCACAAACTCCCAAGATATTCACGGACCCCTAGCAAGTACCAAAATCTCTGTAGTGCTCcatgtctcaatttcttcatttataataaGGAATATTACAATCTGGAATAATAAATGGGATTTACTCACTGGGTTCACCTTGCAGTCTTCTACAATTTCTTCTAGCTTTAAGTTAAGGGACATAGGATTCTGTGAAACCTGAAAGCACTACATAAACATCAGCTGtcattatcattaattattattctttattgaggaaaagaacttAACTCCTACAATTGTATTTACTCCAGAGTTTTCCCTATTGGACATTGCAAGGAAGCCTTATAGAAATACCAGTCTTATTACCTTTCTTGGCTTGCTGAATGTATCTGGCCAGCAAAGCTCCGAAGTCagcatttccttctttctgtagAGGCTTCAGCTGGCTGGGGGAGGCAGGAGCCCGAGCATGCCGGTGTTGGGCAGCCAGGCTCTGCTCCaggtcaggagtccctgggttgaCATGGCTGGACTCTTTTGCCTGCTGTCCCAGGGAGCTTGCTGATAGAACAGCCAGAAGCACGCAGATGCTGAGACTACTGTACATAGCTgcaggaggaggaaaggaatttGGAGGCAATTAGGGGAGAGAAGGCTGCTTAGTTGGATGAGCGTTAGACAAAACAGGAAGATTGGTAGGAGGCTGCCCCAGGTAAGTGATAAAAGGTGGGGCCTGGTTATTCTCTAAAGGAGCTTGTGGGCAAGTACAAATAGCATCTAAAGGACATTTTCAGGTGATGTTATGAGACAGACCCTCTACCTCTAAAAGTGTCTTTTTATTGCTGTTTGATGAGTTCACTGATCTTTTAATGGAATCATAGGAAGTGGAAGAATTAGACGATCCATCCTTTTCTGCTTTGCTCATTCTTTCACCAGTGAAATATGTGTTtccagggaaagcaaggagaCAGACTAAAATACCTAGCACAGAGGTTCTTAGGCATTTTTGGATGTGTTCATGGACTCATCACTCTAGTGAAACTTTGGGTcccttttgaaaataatatgaattttttaaaaattcataattgaaggagaTGACGAACTTCAGTTAGGAGTCAGTagaataaaaatgtgttttttccccctcattcaaGATCATGGACCCTTTGAGGATCTATGAAGCTCAGGTTAAGAAACCCTGAttttggggggcagttaggtagtgtagtggatagaacaccggttctggagtcaggagggcctgaattcaaatctgttctcagacacttaatgcttatttAGCTTGAGCaatatttaaccccattgccttgcaaaaacaaaatccaacCAAAATAGAAACCCTGATCTAAACAAACCTTCCCAtttcccagatgaagaaactgaggtccagaaaggttcAGATTCTTACTAAATGTTACAGCTAAGGACTGGTTAAAATCAGAGCTAAAACCTTGGAagcagaggacctgagtttagattCCAACCGGGCTGCTGAGTTACCTGTATCAATAACAAGTCATTCTATTTCCCTGGGTCCCAGTTTctcctctacaaaatgagggggttgataGATAACCTATGAGTTCCATTTCAATTAGAACTTCatttggatctgtgattttataagACTATGATTTCTCACttagaactttattttctttagtgataCAAACTACTCTTTATGAAAAGGAGTATCTTGCCCTCTACCCCCACCCTCATGAGAAAAGCTTCtacttttttctgtctttagGAAGTAACAATTAGTTGAATGGGATGTCCTTAACTAGCTTAGATACACTAGACTAGGTTCACAGTGGCAGAGAGGGCAAGGTCAGGACAGCAGAATCTTTGATGAAGAGAAGGAGAATTCTTTTTGAAAAGAGAATTCTATTCATTGGGATAAGACTCAAACAAAGAGCTCCTATCTCCCTTAGTTTGTTTGAATTGTGAggaaatgtatatttaaaaaacagcAACCAAGAACcacaaaaaaatctcatttacAACAGTTTTTACAAGCAATACACATGGTTTAGCACtgaatcataatcataataaagaCCACATGCATCTTCATTAGAAATGCAAAAGACTTAGAGGATGTCACTAGAGATGAACACTTCTGAGAGAACATAATGGTTTATATTGGTTTCCAGGCAAAGAGGCAGTGTTCACTTTTCTGAACTGAAGTGCTTAATGGTATTTCCATAGTTACTTTAAACCTTAAAGTCtttcagcatttttatttgaaatgattttaaaagccTTCCCCACACTGCATTATATTTCTCCAAAAGATATCAGTCCTATTTTAAAGGACAATTTTTACATAGTTGATTATACCCACGGGGGAAGAAGATGTTAACAACTTAAagactaaacttttttttctttcaaaacagaAGTTAATTTGATCCCTCCAACAATTTACTAACCATGATCATTGAAATGCTGTTTAAATACTGTCCTAATTTCTCATTTCGATTGAGCCTGAAAGAATAGTTCAAAGtgcatttattaaaagaaatctaaaacCACAAGAGACACGAGAAATAGATCATCAGAAATACAAGTCAATAGGCATTCCTATAGCAGTAAACGGCAATTTGATCcctttttaatgcataaaaataagCTAATTCAGAATCTCCTACCTTTAATAGTAGGTTCCTATGTCACCCAAGAGAGATGTGATGAGTGTCCAGGTTAGGCAAGTTATGGTGGTTTGGGAAAGCTGTCTTTTAAATAGTCCAGCCTGCTGCCGGTAGTAGAGTCATCTGTTGACACAGTGCTGACGCAGAAAGGGGATCAACACATGTTTAGATAGATGCTTTAGGGCTAGAACAAATTAATTTAACTCCCAGAAGAAAATGGccacaaaaatatatacatacccCTTTTAAGAACTGGTTAACTCCTCTCTTGCCAGAATTGAATCccttgtttgttttcttcctgtctccttgtttctgtctctgtcctttgcctctctctctctctctctctttttctttctttatcaagACAAAAATTGTCAGGTGGATTTCAGTGAAGAAGTTTTAGAGGTGTTATTTACAGACCTCTTCAGTAATTAGTCTGTTAGGAAGGCAAGTGAATCTTTGGGAAAGAAATAGGGGCTATGAGTTTCAGAAAGTTGAACATTTCTGTCTTGGGATCATTTGCTGAGTTTCCTTTTCAGATCTTAAGGGCGTGGGTCCTAGACAACTAGTCATGTTCCTTGAGTCTTACTAGGACTCAGTTCATGTTAGGCATGTTCTCTGAGAGTGAAGACCTTGTCTTAAGTTTCCTCTTCATAAAGGGTCAGATCATAATGGCTGcgatttacatagtgttttatgATTTGGAAATCACTTTACATATTTTAACTGCCTATCTTAGAACAGCTCTTAGAGGTAGGTATTaatttcatctccattttacagatgatgatacTAAGGTGATTGACCCAGGAACACATGTAGCTAATGTCTGAGTAGAGACTagagctcaagtcttcctgagtccaatgCTGGTGGTCTACCCATTTTGCTACCTAGCCATCTAGTAGCTATCTAGGAGAATTGAAGCAATATTTTGCAGGAGAAGTAATTTCCAACAGTTACCAGAATCACTAAAAATTGTTctaaacaggggtggctaggtggcacagtggataggacacaggccctggagtcaggagtacctgagttcaaatgtggccacagacacttaatacctagctgtgtggccttggggccacttaaccccattgccttgcaaaaaaaccaaaaccaaaaccaaaaattgTTCTAAacacagctctctctctctctcctatctttcATTTtcaccatctataaaatgggataaatgatatttggtttttcttccttcagaGAAATGAACTTAGATAAAGGAGACAAAGGGTTGTTTTTGTCAGTCCCCATGTCATCACCTTTATGATAGCAAGGAATTTAGGGTCTTCTGTTTACTAAGTATAGATAGGtactcatttattctttcatccatttctagaatttattaaatatctgataaTTAAAGGTCATTTATACCCTAAAAGATATTAAAGACTCATAGATAAAACTTAACCAGTCCCAGCCCTCAAAGAGCTGACCTTATACTGGAGGGAGGAAGTGATATGTGTCTATATATCTTCATCTTggtaattaaatcttttttttaagtgcctATTGTGGGTGAAGAGAGTTCCATGTTTAACACTTAAAATATTTGCCCTGTTGCAGACTTGTAGCAAGGGTTTCCATGTGTCCACAGGTAAGTATAGTTCATAAGAATTTATGTGtgtattaataatttaattggaCAACATTAGGCGTGACACCCTGTATGGATGTGGAAGGAACATCGATCTGGATATAAAATGACAAACCTGGGTGTCAAATCATGCTTTTGtcaagtgggcagctaggtggcgccatCGTTAatagaatgctgagcctggagtcaagaagactcctctacctgagctcaaatatagCCTCTGACACTTTGAAAATGGGTAACGCTGGGCCGGTCCCTTCgtcctgtttgcctcggtttcctcatctgtaaaatgagttggaggaaatGGAAGGTTTGCCAGTGGTTTGGCAAGAAAACTCCTATAAAAGGATCACAAAGACCCTtaaaagacaacttaaaaaatcattgaagaaTAAAAACTTGTGTcggaaaaccacttaaccttcTCAACACTatggtttcctcaactgaaagTTAAGGGAGTTAGATTAGAtcttctgaggtccctcccaattctaaatttatgacctataatacatatataagatATACATTTTCAATTTATTCAGGTAACCCAGAGAAATCATTCTGAGTACTGGGTTTAGAGGCAGTGAAAtcagattcaaatcccatctttaacattttttctggtgactttgggcaaattaatttctctgatcctcagtttcctcatttgtaaaaggagggagGTTGGATTATAGGAATGGTAAGGTTCtgtctagctctaaatctatacttCAGTACCAAGAATGGTACCTTTGCCAATGTTCCAGCCTTTAGCCTCCATCTATTTTTTGGTACTTGGGGGGCTGCTCTTGGGTCATGTGTTTGAGAAACCATTTCCATAGACTTATCTCCTTAGAGTGATTTAAGTATCTGACTGCTGGAATTCAGTCAATGAGGTCTTGTCCTGGGTTGGAGGTATGATTTCATAAcatagatacttcctagctgtgtgcccttgagcaagtcacttagctccaatGTCCCACCAAAATCAACAACAATGAAATAGCTCAGGAAGCAGGTTCTCAGAAGCAGGTATGAGCTATCTCAGTCTCCCTTCCCAAATACAAGGTACCAGATGTGCTAGCTGAAGTCAGAGTAGCTGATAGGTGGGCTCCTTGAGTGTGGGGGTAGCCATTATTGGTTACTATGTGTATCTAGGGtgggaaaaaggaggaagggtgACTTTGCAGATGACTTTGGTCCAACTCTCTCCCCTCCTCAGGACCTATCTCCAGTTTTGCAGAATGTTATCAGTCTCCCAACCAATCACTTGGACTTGGCAGCTGCTACTGTTCCTTGAATCTGATCGTCTCTGGGTATGGTGCAACTCAGAAGGACGATTTTTCCTCTGGGATAAGGGGAGTCATAGATGAGGGCAGTCAGGTTGGTGCAGAGACAAGGCGTTCCCATCAGTTTCAATTCAACCTCTGGTCTCTTGAAAGtttctttctgccttcctgcaaTGAAAACTGTATGAAATTTGTGCCAAAGAGAAGGGTGAGAATCAGAACAGCTATTTGCTTCTAACTCCCTGTGTGACCGTAGATAAGCTATTATTTCTCTTCCCTCAGACTCAGTTTCTATATCAGTCAAATGACCAGCGGGCTCACGTGAACTCAGGTCCCTTTGGATTCTGAAGCAAAATTCCTATAATCCTTTGTCTCTGGCCTTCTGAGTCCTCACTCCATTTGTTGACTCTAGATCTTCTTCCCAGGCCTCCCCTAGGGACACATCCTCTCTAAGGTCCTCTCCAGCCTTAAACCCTAGGGTGGCACCTGAAATCCCAGACATGCTTGAAgctccctctgccccccccctttccccagaCTTTGGCATATTCTCAGAAGGAGAAGTCTGCCTGAAACCCTTGGGGGTCCAGAAACAA
It includes:
- the CCK gene encoding cholecystokinin, yielding MYSSLSICVLLAVLSASSLGQQAKESSHVNPGTPDLEQSLAAQHRHARAPASPSQLKPLQKEGNADFGALLARYIQQAKKGSSARMPVMKTRQKTDPNRTVYRDYLGWMDFGRRSAEEYEYSS